Genomic DNA from Longimicrobiaceae bacterium:
CGCGCGCGCCCGGCCACAGCGTCGCTGAACCCCAGGAGGAAGTGCGAGAGGATCATCCCGCAGTTGCCGCGGGCGCCCAGGATGCCCGCCTCGGCCGCGTCGCGCGCCACCAGCGCCACCGAGCCGTCGGTGCTGGTGCGCATCCGCTCGGCGATGGTGCTCACGGTGAGCGCCAGGTTGGTGCCCGTGTCGCCGTCGGGAACGGGGAAGACGTTGATGCGGTTGAGGTCGGCGCGGTTCCGCTGCACATGCTCGGCGGCCATGATCAGGGCGCCGCGCAGGCCGGGTCCATCCAGGTGGGTCGTGTTCATCCGGGGCGTTGCCGCGGGAGAGTCGAGTTGCACGGAGTACGCGGGGGGAAGGCGCGATGCACCCGCCTCCACGGCGGGGCGAAACCAAGAGCCGCGCCCTCCCGGCGCGCATGCGAGGGAGGCGCGCGGAGCGGGGCGCGCGAGTGAGAAGCGGCGCCTACATATGCGCCCGTGGCACCCGCGGGCGCAAGAGGCGGTGCCCATTGCGGAGCCCCAAAGTGGGACATTTCTGTCCCATTCCAGCTGCCCGGCGGCGGCGATGCTCTGTAAGCCGTTGCCGCACAATCGCGTTGACGGAAACGCGTTACCGGCTCATATTCGTTCCCCGCCGGAATGCCCGGCACACCTGGGCGATGGCTACGTTCGGTCAGCTCTTCGCTGGCGGGGCGGTGAAAAAACCCTTCGCCGCGGGCTCGGAAACGGTGTCCGGCGTGCGCCTGGGCGCAATTTCCAGGCTACCCGCGGCTTCCTGACGGTCCGCAACCGGCCGGACATCGCGGGGCAGAGGAAACATTCCGCTGCCTCGTATGTACACAGGTGGCGCGGCCGCCCCGTGCGGCCGCGCGAGCGTCGGCAATTGCCGGCATCACAGCACGAAAGGTATGCAGCACGAACGGCCCGCACTCGGCGGGCCCGCCTTCGACTCCTGATCGGACAGGACCATGAAGAAAGCAGCTGCCGGAATCTTCGCCGCCCTCGCGACCGTCGCCTTCGCGGGCGGCGCGCACGCGCAGATCGTCCCCAACCTCACCCCGTTCTCGGTCGAGGTCCGCGGCGGCGCCTCGATTCCCACGGGCACCTTCAAGGACAACTTCAAGACCGGCTACACCACCAGCGCGAACGTCACGTTCCACGCCCTCCCCGTGCTGGGGATCTACGGCGGCTACTCGCTGAACGGCTACGACGTGAAGGACGCCGCAGGCGGCGGCAGCGTGCGCGAGCAGGGTTTCGACGCCGGCGTGCGCGTGGACGTGCCCACGCCGCTCATCCCCATCGACCCGTTCATCCGCGCGGGCGCGGTGTACCACAAGCTGAAGGAGACCGGCACCACCTCCCCGGCCGAGAC
This window encodes:
- a CDS encoding outer membrane beta-barrel protein → MKKAAAGIFAALATVAFAGGAHAQIVPNLTPFSVEVRGGASIPTGTFKDNFKTGYTTSANVTFHALPVLGIYGGYSLNGYDVKDAAGGGSVREQGFDAGVRVDVPTPLIPIDPFIRAGAVYHKLKETGTTSPAETDNKLGFEVGAGVAFALGPKVSVTPAVSYTKISDVEVSGVPIGLDISHVRADIGIRIRI